From one Bacteroidales bacterium genomic stretch:
- a CDS encoding glycosyltransferase, whose protein sequence is MTFTEFIPEQPLLFWLLVGFAAVTMVQLIYFWLVFVRLAFYKKTFEVADETPVSIVIMANNQYRDVNENLAAFLEQVHRRYEVVLVVDNSEDGTMELMDEFTAKYPHLRIVELTQSLNWFSGRKFPLSLGIKSAYSDLILLTDINCCPANEQWISEMTAAMQPGREIVLGYASWRTTSRINKWLRFTAFYDALLYLSMALSGIPFKGIGRNLSYTRELFYRNKGFSAHYTINAGDDELFVNKTATRKNVSVQISAGSRIDQVRPYSFRRWLISEKKRLGMRHYFKTGHRVLIETYTLSLFLFYTLLAALLLLKAPWISVAAIFALRFISQLILFGLIQKRLHEKNLLLLTPFFELFLLLIGFFIRLRLLFSRKRKWH, encoded by the coding sequence ATGACATTTACAGAATTTATACCTGAACAACCTTTATTATTCTGGCTCCTGGTAGGTTTTGCCGCCGTTACAATGGTGCAGCTCATCTACTTCTGGCTGGTGTTTGTGCGGTTGGCTTTTTACAAAAAAACCTTTGAAGTAGCTGATGAAACGCCTGTTTCAATTGTAATTATGGCCAACAACCAATATCGGGATGTAAACGAAAACCTGGCGGCTTTCCTTGAACAGGTGCATCGCAGGTACGAAGTTGTTCTGGTGGTTGATAACTCCGAAGACGGCACCATGGAGCTGATGGATGAATTTACGGCCAAATATCCCCACCTGCGCATTGTAGAGCTTACGCAAAGTCTCAACTGGTTTTCGGGTCGAAAGTTTCCATTATCGCTGGGCATCAAGTCGGCTTACAGCGATCTGATTTTGCTCACCGACATCAACTGTTGCCCGGCCAACGAGCAGTGGATATCGGAGATGACGGCAGCCATGCAGCCCGGGCGCGAGATTGTACTGGGATATGCTTCCTGGCGCACGACATCACGAATCAATAAATGGCTGCGGTTTACGGCTTTTTATGATGCGTTGCTTTACCTTTCGATGGCACTTAGCGGAATCCCATTCAAAGGCATCGGCCGCAACCTCTCCTACACCCGCGAACTATTTTACCGAAACAAAGGCTTCAGCGCTCATTACACCATCAACGCCGGCGACGACGAACTCTTTGTAAATAAAACCGCCACGCGCAAAAATGTGTCGGTGCAAATAAGTGCCGGCAGCCGCATCGATCAGGTGCGACCGTATTCTTTCCGGCGTTGGCTGATCAGCGAAAAAAAAAGGCTGGGCATGCGCCATTATTTTAAAACAGGCCACCGCGTGCTCATCGAAACCTACACTTTGTCGCTCTTCCTTTTCTACACTTTGCTGGCAGCTCTCCTGTTATTAAAGGCTCCCTGGATTTCGGTGGCAGCAATATTTGCTTTGCGATTCATCAGCCAACTCATCCTGTTCGGCCTGATACAAAAGCGCCTCCACGAAAAAAACCTGTTGCTGCTTACGCCGTTTTTTGAATTGTTCCTTTTACTCATCGGCTTTTTCATCCGCCTCCGTCTGCTTTTCTCGCGAAAGCGAAAATGGCATTAA
- a CDS encoding sulfatase — MKHIQFLFIRFFKPGLLFVIMMALLVSCSEQVVQRPNIIFIMSDDHAYQAISAYEDHLIHTPNIDKLGDEGMRFDRAYVTNSICAPSRAVILTGKHSHINGVRDNETDFDSSQTTFPKLLQQAGYQTAIVGKWHLKSDPKGFDFWKILIDQGDYYQPEFKTSEGIFTMQGYVTNIITDMALDFLSKQTNQKKPFMLMYQHKAPHRAWLPPQQYLDAFWSQPIPIPKTLFDDYQNRGSAARQAEMRISDHMGLTNDTKIEPKILDSLGMKEFMKWFANIYNDKLSRLTAAEREKWDSVYGPMNEAFFNNPPQGDSLTLWKYRRYMEDYLATIKSIDDNVGRLLDYLDESGLAENTIVVYTSDQGFYLGEHGWFDKRFMYEESFRTPLLVRWPDKIKPGTVNSNLVQNLDFAETFLDAAGVDIPDDMQGESLLPLFAENDKDWRNGLYYHYYEYPAFHAVKRHYGVSTDRYKLIHFYYDVDEWELYDLVKDPDEMQNVIDNPEYQQVKEELLVRLDELRKQYGDSDELTKEILESDLNRK; from the coding sequence ATGAAGCATATTCAATTTCTATTCATTCGATTTTTTAAACCAGGGCTTCTGTTTGTGATCATGATGGCGTTGTTGGTTTCCTGTTCGGAGCAGGTGGTGCAAAGGCCTAACATCATTTTTATCATGAGCGACGATCATGCTTACCAGGCCATTAGCGCTTATGAGGATCATCTCATTCACACCCCAAACATCGACAAACTCGGCGATGAGGGAATGCGCTTCGACCGTGCGTATGTTACCAATTCGATTTGCGCACCAAGTCGTGCTGTAATTCTTACCGGCAAGCACAGCCACATAAACGGGGTGCGCGATAATGAGACAGATTTCGACAGCAGTCAGACTACGTTTCCAAAATTATTGCAACAAGCAGGCTACCAAACAGCTATCGTGGGGAAGTGGCATTTGAAATCGGATCCCAAAGGTTTTGATTTTTGGAAGATTCTGATTGATCAGGGCGACTATTATCAGCCCGAATTTAAAACCAGCGAGGGAATCTTTACAATGCAGGGCTATGTTACGAACATAATAACTGATATGGCTTTGGATTTTCTCTCGAAGCAAACCAACCAGAAAAAACCTTTTATGCTGATGTATCAACACAAGGCACCGCATCGCGCATGGCTGCCGCCACAACAATATCTGGATGCTTTTTGGAGCCAGCCTATCCCGATCCCAAAAACGCTGTTTGACGATTACCAAAACCGTGGAAGTGCTGCCAGGCAAGCCGAAATGCGGATAAGCGACCACATGGGGTTGACGAATGATACTAAAATAGAGCCTAAAATTTTGGATTCTCTTGGCATGAAGGAGTTCATGAAATGGTTTGCCAATATTTACAATGACAAACTCTCCCGCCTCACCGCCGCCGAAAGGGAAAAGTGGGATAGCGTTTATGGGCCGATGAATGAAGCCTTTTTTAATAATCCGCCGCAGGGCGATTCGTTGACGCTCTGGAAGTACCGGCGTTACATGGAAGATTATCTGGCCACCATAAAATCGATAGATGACAATGTTGGCAGGTTGCTCGATTATCTTGACGAATCCGGGCTGGCTGAAAACACCATCGTTGTTTACACTTCCGACCAGGGATTTTACCTGGGTGAGCATGGCTGGTTCGACAAACGATTTATGTATGAAGAATCGTTCAGAACGCCGCTACTGGTGCGCTGGCCCGATAAAATTAAACCCGGAACCGTAAACTCGAATTTGGTACAAAACCTCGACTTTGCCGAAACCTTTCTGGACGCTGCCGGTGTAGATATTCCCGACGATATGCAGGGCGAAAGTTTGCTGCCACTTTTTGCCGAGAACGATAAGGATTGGCGCAATGGGCTTTATTATCATTATTACGAATATCCGGCTTTCCATGCCGTGAAGCGCCATTACGGAGTGAGTACTGATCGATACAAGCTCATCCATTTTTATTACGATGTGGACGAGTGGGAGCTTTATGATCTCGTAAAGGATCCTGACGAAATGCAAAATGTAATTGATAATCCGGAATACCAGCAAGTAAAGGAAGAGTTGTTGGTTCGGTTGGATGAATTGCGAAAGCAATACGGAGATTCGGATGAATTGACAAAGGAGATTTTAGAAAGCGACCTCAATAGGAAATAG
- a CDS encoding addiction module protein translates to MANFSVSIPDQRVPFFKELMKNLGFTTHGPIDDSDIPEHHKKIIDQRLKNYKENPDSYHDWQEQEVKEEFDKKYNV, encoded by the coding sequence ATGGCAAACTTTTCTGTTTCGATACCCGATCAAAGAGTCCCTTTTTTTAAGGAACTAATGAAAAATCTTGGATTTACAACGCATGGACCCATTGATGATTCTGATATTCCGGAACATCATAAAAAAATCATCGACCAGCGCTTGAAGAATTACAAAGAAAACCCTGATTCATATCACGACTGGCAGGAACAGGAAGTAAAAGAGGAATTCGACAAAAAATACAATGTATAA
- a CDS encoding glycoside hydrolase family 20 zincin-like fold domain-containing protein — MKTLKISILILILLQGTLLSAQLKLIPRPKQIELRDGAFRIDENTKIVGYAQGSFYADELRDCIQQELNINLEKAKKATNNCIEFIRVESETRWTEIIKDNALDAAFEPGDEGYVLAVSSGGIKIISKTDAGIFYGIQTLKQVIQANRSGSMIPGLTIYDYPDIAVRGWQDDISRGPIPSMETLKAQILKMAAFKLNYFTLYIEHVFQFDSHPGIAPADGITKAQLEELSSYAKKHHVHLIGNYQSFGHMEKTLSLPQYQHLAEAGHIISPAMDESYQFLAEAYSEIVPAFEGEYFNINCDETHGLGEGKSKAMAESLGIGGVYVSHINKLDSLLKPYGKKIVMWGDIVGNHPEIIGQLPSDITVIAWGYHAADNFEYAVTPLSESGLNFWVAPGINCWSNIFPDFYSTQINVYNFIRDAYKHGATGVLNTSWDDDGMNFFQNNWHGFAWGAENSWNAPASNLSMEASDVEREKIYHAFNRNYDAIFYGLNESSLTDAMISFSGFHQSGVRDILNNSRFFEPVFPIYFDYVRDGRRDENRAMLEQTVALKQSIEALAPQIRYNKSTLDYLLFAIRQVKFTLHKNLLRIDISEFINGASNKSDVELKKQIDLLADEAGALQSEYVHLWNLENRPWWLEKNVAKFEKLTESIENLKYHCLITAADTLTEKGREISIRSIFDDQEIYYALNADTVTMSSAKYKEPVFIDEDTKIVAGVIHPAKAFPKTETTIIYHKGIGKLHKLNSSYSNYHPGYDGGGKNALLDGKQGEADVLRSGLWQGFSGQNIDIEIDLSEIQTINFFSMGFYQNTYDWVIFPTKIEIYGKNDLDDEYVLIQSLANTITPEEKGSLKHNYTTEFNSLKTRYLKVIAYYYGKLPEWHHSGSGYESMIFSDEIILR, encoded by the coding sequence ATGAAAACACTAAAAATCTCGATCCTTATTTTAATCCTTTTGCAGGGAACCTTGCTCAGCGCACAGTTGAAATTAATTCCCCGGCCTAAGCAAATCGAGCTTCGGGATGGTGCTTTCAGGATTGATGAAAACACAAAAATTGTCGGCTATGCGCAGGGTTCGTTTTACGCTGATGAACTAAGAGATTGTATTCAGCAGGAATTGAACATCAATTTAGAAAAAGCTAAAAAGGCAACAAATAATTGTATCGAATTTATCAGAGTTGAATCAGAAACAAGATGGACGGAGATTATAAAAGATAATGCCTTAGATGCCGCTTTCGAGCCGGGCGATGAGGGCTATGTTTTGGCAGTTTCGTCAGGGGGAATTAAAATAATTTCAAAAACCGATGCCGGGATTTTCTATGGCATCCAAACCCTGAAACAAGTCATTCAAGCCAATCGCAGCGGAAGCATGATTCCCGGTTTAACTATTTACGATTATCCCGACATTGCGGTGCGTGGCTGGCAGGATGACATCAGCCGCGGACCCATCCCAAGCATGGAAACGTTGAAAGCCCAAATCCTTAAAATGGCTGCTTTCAAACTGAATTATTTCACCCTCTACATCGAGCATGTTTTCCAGTTCGACAGCCACCCGGGAATCGCACCCGCCGACGGAATTACCAAAGCACAGCTTGAAGAATTAAGTTCCTATGCTAAAAAACATCACGTGCATCTTATCGGAAATTACCAGTCGTTTGGCCACATGGAAAAAACACTTTCCCTCCCCCAATATCAGCATTTGGCCGAAGCCGGGCATATCATTTCGCCGGCCATGGACGAATCCTACCAGTTTCTTGCTGAGGCATACAGCGAAATTGTCCCTGCCTTTGAAGGCGAATATTTCAATATTAATTGTGATGAAACCCACGGCCTGGGCGAAGGAAAATCCAAGGCAATGGCGGAAAGCCTCGGCATTGGCGGCGTGTATGTTAGTCATATCAATAAGCTGGACAGCCTGCTAAAACCTTACGGAAAAAAAATAGTGATGTGGGGCGACATTGTGGGCAACCACCCGGAAATAATCGGACAGTTGCCCAGTGATATTACTGTGATCGCCTGGGGCTATCATGCCGCCGATAATTTTGAATATGCCGTTACGCCGCTCTCCGAATCCGGGCTTAACTTTTGGGTGGCTCCGGGCATTAACTGCTGGTCAAATATTTTTCCAGATTTTTATTCTACCCAAATCAATGTCTATAATTTTATCAGAGATGCCTACAAACACGGGGCTACCGGCGTACTAAACACGAGCTGGGACGACGACGGGATGAACTTTTTCCAAAACAACTGGCACGGCTTTGCCTGGGGTGCCGAAAATAGTTGGAATGCACCCGCATCGAATTTGTCGATGGAAGCATCCGATGTGGAAAGAGAAAAAATATACCACGCCTTCAACCGGAATTATGATGCCATTTTTTATGGATTAAATGAAAGTTCATTGACGGATGCTATGATTTCCTTTTCAGGCTTCCACCAATCGGGCGTACGGGATATTTTAAACAACAGTCGCTTTTTCGAACCCGTTTTCCCCATCTATTTCGATTATGTTAGAGATGGAAGAAGGGATGAAAATCGCGCTATGCTGGAGCAAACGGTGGCTTTAAAACAAAGCATCGAAGCCCTTGCCCCACAAATCAGGTACAACAAGAGCACTCTCGACTATTTGCTGTTTGCCATCCGTCAAGTAAAATTTACCTTACACAAAAATTTGCTCAGGATTGATATTTCCGAGTTTATAAATGGAGCGAGCAATAAATCGGATGTTGAATTAAAAAAGCAAATCGACCTGTTGGCTGATGAGGCCGGAGCCTTGCAATCAGAGTATGTGCATTTATGGAATCTGGAAAACCGCCCGTGGTGGTTAGAAAAGAATGTGGCAAAGTTTGAAAAACTAACCGAAAGCATCGAAAACCTAAAATACCATTGCCTGATTACTGCCGCCGATACGCTGACTGAAAAAGGACGGGAGATTTCTATTCGTTCGATATTTGACGACCAGGAAATTTATTATGCATTAAACGCAGATACCGTAACAATGTCGTCGGCAAAGTATAAAGAGCCAGTTTTTATTGATGAAGACACCAAAATTGTGGCCGGGGTAATCCATCCGGCGAAAGCCTTTCCAAAAACCGAAACCACCATTATCTATCACAAGGGAATTGGGAAATTACATAAACTTAATTCATCCTATTCAAATTATCACCCCGGCTACGATGGCGGAGGAAAAAATGCCCTCTTGGACGGGAAGCAGGGCGAGGCCGACGTTTTGCGGAGCGGCCTGTGGCAGGGATTTTCGGGCCAGAATATCGACATCGAAATTGACCTGTCAGAAATCCAAACAATAAATTTCTTTTCGATGGGATTTTATCAAAATACCTACGACTGGGTTATCTTCCCAACGAAGATCGAAATTTATGGGAAAAATGATTTGGATGACGAATACGTCCTTATCCAAAGCCTGGCCAACACAATTACTCCTGAAGAAAAGGGCAGCTTAAAACACAATTACACCACCGAATTTAATAGCCTGAAAACACGATACCTGAAAGTAATTGCCTACTATTACGGCAAGTTGCCCGAGTGGCATCATTCAGGCTCCGGCTACGAATCGATGATTTTTTCGGATGAGATTATTTTGAGATAG
- a CDS encoding T9SS type A sorting domain-containing protein produces MRKIFTVIALLATVTFAQAQPGTLDFSFGNEGIVTSVITEGFNMARAIAVQPDGKIIAAGHTGFSPNYDVAVVRYNEDGSNDNTFGTNGMVSISATTTSDYVLDMVLQPDGKIVLSGYIFTGSSTDVLLIRLNADGTPDNTFGTNGIVITDFGNTSEVAEAIVLQDDGKILLAGDHEERFMLVRYNTNGTLDNTFGTGGLASADVGIGLCFGQDVVIQNDGRILVGGLAFDAAANYAFGIARFDANGALDVTFGEFGSTLFSIGTGYDFMIAIALQSDGKIIAGGHTWIGTQPLRYDFAAARLDENGNIDNTFGTNGITTVNLIYGGNYLTDMVIQNDDKIILSGYAEGPEDYDMGLVRLNANGLLDTSFGTDGITITDLNKDIDQGTAVAIQPDGKIVVAGHTAGADFPEFLVARFMNDEVSDPAVIITPLEITNTTVEASFTPNVACASYFALLSTQSEMAMWSAWLGVSVDSLVQMWGIEKTEAFTHLWTGQAPNTEYTLYARPLDANGFGYPLNTKTVTTLTGGGNGLAEMQVQVSQITDSSARLIAIPNDQTALFYDGLITKSYFNEIGQDSAVAVIIEFGSPMYAIDDWVWIDLFANTDYYAIAVGKNALDEWGPATIVEFKTLEPVGIADPVEAQKTISIFPMPNNGTFTFTTPNGQAGSVRIFNTNGQMVFEQRVSGEQSVIDAHHLSNGLYHLQFTSDSKAITVSEKLIIAR; encoded by the coding sequence ATGAGAAAGATTTTTACAGTAATTGCACTTTTAGCAACAGTAACTTTTGCCCAGGCGCAACCGGGCACATTGGATTTTTCGTTTGGTAACGAAGGCATCGTAACCAGCGTAATCACCGAGGGATTTAATATGGCTCGTGCCATAGCCGTGCAGCCCGACGGAAAAATTATTGCCGCCGGACACACCGGCTTTTCCCCCAATTACGATGTTGCCGTAGTACGCTACAACGAAGACGGTTCTAACGACAACACCTTTGGCACCAACGGTATGGTTTCCATTTCGGCCACTACCACCAGCGATTATGTACTTGATATGGTTCTACAACCCGATGGAAAGATCGTGCTTAGTGGTTATATTTTCACGGGTTCTTCCACCGACGTGTTGCTTATCAGACTCAATGCTGACGGAACGCCTGACAATACCTTTGGAACAAATGGCATTGTAATAACCGATTTCGGCAACACCAGCGAAGTGGCAGAAGCCATAGTGTTGCAGGATGATGGGAAAATTTTGCTTGCCGGCGACCACGAAGAAAGGTTCATGTTGGTGAGATATAATACCAACGGAACACTTGATAATACTTTCGGCACAGGCGGCCTCGCTTCTGCTGATGTAGGCATCGGTTTGTGCTTTGGCCAGGATGTCGTTATACAAAATGATGGCAGAATTTTAGTTGGCGGATTGGCCTTTGACGCTGCTGCAAATTATGCATTCGGAATTGCCCGCTTCGACGCCAATGGCGCACTCGACGTTACGTTTGGCGAATTCGGTTCTACATTATTCAGCATTGGCACAGGATACGATTTTATGATTGCCATTGCTCTGCAAAGTGATGGGAAAATAATAGCCGGCGGCCACACCTGGATTGGCACCCAACCTTTGCGCTACGATTTCGCTGCGGCACGTTTAGATGAGAACGGAAACATCGACAACACCTTTGGCACCAATGGAATTACCACGGTAAATCTTATTTACGGTGGCAACTATCTTACAGATATGGTAATTCAGAATGACGATAAAATTATATTGAGCGGCTACGCCGAAGGGCCAGAAGATTACGATATGGGTTTGGTAAGGCTGAATGCTAATGGTCTTCTCGACACCTCGTTTGGAACGGATGGAATAACTATCACCGATTTAAACAAAGATATTGATCAGGGCACAGCCGTAGCCATTCAACCCGACGGAAAAATTGTTGTGGCCGGCCACACCGCGGGCGCAGACTTCCCCGAGTTTTTGGTTGCTCGTTTTATGAATGACGAAGTTTCCGATCCTGCTGTTATAATAACTCCTTTAGAAATTACCAACACCACGGTTGAAGCTTCCTTTACGCCCAACGTAGCCTGTGCAAGCTATTTTGCATTGCTTAGCACCCAGTCCGAAATGGCGATGTGGTCAGCCTGGCTGGGCGTATCAGTCGATTCGCTGGTGCAAATGTGGGGCATCGAAAAAACAGAAGCCTTTACCCATCTTTGGACCGGCCAAGCTCCAAACACCGAATATACCCTTTATGCACGTCCGCTCGATGCCAACGGATTTGGTTATCCGCTCAACACAAAAACTGTAACAACACTCACGGGTGGCGGCAACGGACTGGCAGAAATGCAGGTGCAGGTTTCTCAAATTACCGACAGCTCGGCACGACTCATCGCTATACCCAACGACCAAACGGCGCTGTTTTATGACGGTCTGATTACTAAATCGTATTTTAATGAGATTGGTCAGGATTCGGCTGTTGCTGTTATTATCGAATTTGGTTCACCCATGTATGCCATCGACGACTGGGTGTGGATAGATTTGTTTGCAAACACAGATTACTATGCTATTGCTGTTGGTAAAAATGCACTCGACGAATGGGGCCCTGCCACGATTGTGGAATTTAAAACCTTAGAACCAGTAGGCATTGCTGATCCGGTAGAAGCTCAGAAAACGATCTCCATTTTCCCGATGCCCAACAATGGTACTTTTACATTTACAACTCCTAATGGCCAGGCAGGTTCTGTACGCATCTTTAATACAAACGGACAAATGGTGTTTGAGCAAAGGGTTTCGGGTGAACAATCGGTGATTGATGCCCACCACCTTTCAAATGGATTGTACCACCTGCAATTTACCTCCGATTCGAAAGCAATCACAGTTTCGGAGAAGCTGATTATTGCCAGATAG
- a CDS encoding tetratricopeptide repeat protein, giving the protein MNLAANIRIVVLIVFTIQSLLLWGKDDDQQQVIDSLNRVVSEAQSKSIKVFTLVRLSQAYGSYDLKASIREAEKALDVAKESKDMTLIEYAMFNAGNAYFTQGLFETATAYFYAYLEIQKEKGNKPGIAFVLANIGAIRLKMEDYTVARNSFLEALQILEELPDNSPDENYKSQIPKILNNLGIVYQELQQYDSSLYYYRKSLSQIESVADPDYNRVSVLNNIASLFLDINEPDSAFVNLTRAMEIKPENNDLVGLTESYNLLAEYYLQTNQPDKARTYFYSSYETANKIGSIELRSIASEKLYTYYYQQNNADSALKYFVLYDQLKDTINSAETLKELTRLELSSQFSEQQKIRQLEQDRLNTIYMFTAALLVLILLVFVLLYVLSNNRNKRLNLEKDNLSLNTKNTILENKNLQNELEIRNKELTTHVMSMIQKNELIGQVVEVLSDNKLNLTEKNENTINTVIKNLNKVQEENAWEEFELRYQQVHNEFYEKLQSVAPNLTTNERRLCAFLRLNMTTKEIASITSQSLRSIEVARTRLRKKLQLTNSETGLTEFLASL; this is encoded by the coding sequence TTGAATTTAGCAGCCAACATACGTATTGTAGTTTTAATTGTATTTACAATACAATCGCTATTACTATGGGGAAAAGATGATGACCAGCAGCAAGTAATCGACTCGCTGAACCGAGTAGTTAGCGAGGCCCAAAGTAAGAGCATTAAGGTGTTTACTTTAGTCAGGCTATCGCAGGCTTATGGTTCGTACGACTTGAAAGCTTCAATCCGGGAAGCGGAAAAAGCTCTGGATGTCGCGAAGGAGAGCAAGGATATGACTCTTATCGAATACGCCATGTTCAATGCCGGAAATGCCTATTTTACACAGGGATTATTTGAAACTGCCACCGCCTATTTTTATGCTTACCTCGAAATCCAAAAGGAAAAAGGCAACAAACCGGGAATTGCTTTTGTGCTTGCAAACATCGGAGCTATCCGCTTAAAAATGGAAGATTACACCGTAGCCAGAAATAGCTTTTTAGAAGCACTTCAGATTTTAGAAGAATTACCTGATAATAGCCCTGACGAGAATTATAAATCTCAGATACCAAAGATCTTAAATAATCTGGGAATAGTATATCAGGAGCTACAACAATATGATTCATCGCTTTATTATTACAGAAAAAGTTTATCACAAATCGAATCTGTGGCTGATCCGGACTATAACAGAGTTAGTGTTTTGAATAATATCGCAAGTCTGTTTCTTGACATCAATGAACCGGATAGTGCTTTTGTAAACCTTACAAGGGCGATGGAAATAAAACCCGAAAATAATGATCTTGTTGGACTGACAGAATCGTACAATTTATTGGCTGAATATTATTTACAAACAAATCAGCCTGATAAAGCTCGCACATATTTTTATTCGAGTTATGAAACAGCTAATAAAATAGGTAGTATCGAATTGCGGAGTATTGCATCAGAAAAACTCTACACCTATTATTATCAGCAAAATAATGCTGATTCGGCGCTTAAATATTTTGTATTGTACGATCAGCTCAAGGATACAATAAATAGTGCCGAGACCTTAAAAGAATTAACGAGGCTGGAGCTAAGCTCTCAGTTCAGCGAACAGCAGAAAATTAGGCAACTCGAACAAGACAGGCTAAATACTATTTACATGTTTACGGCTGCTTTGCTGGTTTTAATACTATTGGTATTTGTTCTTCTCTATGTTTTGTCGAATAATCGCAATAAGCGGCTCAATCTCGAAAAGGATAACTTGTCTTTAAACACCAAGAACACCATCCTTGAAAACAAAAACCTGCAAAACGAACTTGAAATCCGAAATAAGGAACTGACCACACACGTGATGAGCATGATTCAAAAAAACGAACTGATCGGGCAAGTGGTGGAAGTGCTCTCGGACAACAAACTTAATCTGACTGAAAAAAATGAGAATACCATCAATACCGTTATTAAGAACCTGAATAAGGTGCAGGAAGAAAACGCCTGGGAAGAATTTGAGCTTAGATATCAGCAGGTTCACAATGAGTTTTATGAAAAGCTACAATCGGTAGCTCCTAATCTTACTACCAACGAACGCCGTCTTTGCGCCTTCCTGCGCCTAAATATGACCACCAAAGAAATTGCATCCATCACCAGCCAATCCCTCCGGAGTATAGAAGTTGCCCGTACCCGCCTTCGCAAAAAACTCCAACTCACCAACTCAGAAACCGGGTTGACAGAGTTTTTAGCCTCACTTTAA